From Ignavibacteria bacterium, the proteins below share one genomic window:
- a CDS encoding methyltransferase domain-containing protein has protein sequence MITIILNQEREKSLLRKHPWIFNGAIKNVNGKPSNGETVEIFSNDGKFLARGGYSIRSQIACRVWSFDESEEINYDFFHRRLQNAIQLREQLKDKINSNAFRFVNAESDGLPGIVIDKYDEFLVCQFLTAGAEFWKKEIVEQVRKLVLPKGIYERSDVDVRSKEGLEISTRVLFGEEPPEFLQIEESGLKFFVDIKRGHKTGFYLDQRANRNFLSTFCKEKTVLNCFSYTGAFAVHALKGRAEMVTNVDSSMSALEFAEKNVLLNGFSSSQVDNVCGDVFQFLRQCRDSRKQFDVIILDPPKFVDSKNVLEKAARGYKDINLLAFKLLKPNGVLFTFSCSGLMPAELFQKIVADAAVDANRDTQFLFRLGQSCDHPFATGFPEGEYLKGFVCRVK, from the coding sequence ATGATAACAATTATTCTCAATCAGGAGCGCGAGAAATCACTTCTCAGAAAACATCCGTGGATATTTAACGGCGCGATTAAAAATGTAAATGGAAAACCAAGTAACGGAGAAACAGTAGAAATATTTTCAAATGATGGAAAATTTCTTGCTCGCGGCGGATATTCAATTCGATCGCAAATTGCTTGTCGCGTTTGGTCGTTTGATGAAAGCGAAGAAATCAATTATGATTTTTTTCATCGGCGATTACAAAATGCAATTCAACTTCGTGAACAATTGAAAGACAAAATAAATTCAAACGCATTTCGGTTTGTCAATGCTGAATCGGATGGATTGCCGGGAATTGTGATTGATAAGTATGATGAATTTCTCGTTTGTCAATTTCTTACTGCCGGCGCAGAGTTTTGGAAAAAAGAAATAGTAGAACAAGTTAGGAAACTTGTTCTACCGAAAGGAATTTATGAACGCAGTGATGTTGATGTTCGTTCAAAAGAAGGATTAGAAATTTCAACGCGAGTTTTGTTTGGAGAAGAGCCGCCGGAGTTTTTACAAATAGAAGAAAGTGGTTTGAAATTTTTCGTTGATATAAAACGCGGGCATAAAACCGGTTTCTATCTTGACCAACGCGCGAACAGAAATTTTCTTTCAACGTTTTGTAAAGAAAAAACTGTGTTAAATTGTTTTTCCTACACAGGAGCGTTTGCTGTTCACGCATTAAAAGGCAGAGCAGAAATGGTTACGAATGTTGATTCATCAATGAGCGCGTTGGAGTTTGCGGAGAAAAATGTTTTGCTCAACGGATTTTCTTCTTCGCAAGTTGATAATGTGTGCGGCGATGTGTTTCAGTTTTTACGTCAGTGCAGAGATTCACGCAAACAATTTGATGTCATCATTCTCGACCCGCCGAAATTTGTTGATTCCAAAAATGTTTTAGAAAAAGCCGCACGTGGTTACAAAGATATCAACTTACTCGCGTTCAAACTTTTAAAGCCAAACGGCGTTCTCTTCACGTTTTCGTGTTCGGGTTTGATGCCAGCGGAATTGTTTCAGAAAATTGTTGCTGATGCGGCGGTTGATGCAAATCGTGATACGCAATTTCTATTTCGTCTTGGACAATCGTGCGACCA